A portion of the Pithys albifrons albifrons isolate INPA30051 chromosome 1, PitAlb_v1, whole genome shotgun sequence genome contains these proteins:
- the ARFIP2 gene encoding arfaptin-2 isoform X3 has translation MSDGILSKAATMEIPISSNGDTSSLPEDDGLEQDLQQVMVSGPNLNETSIVSGGYGGTAEGIIPTGTIKAPAAPPFPGSLVHPHPPRGPSVPPSAPAARRMARPAAVPAGPGLHPPPPGPPPGGEEVVRGIAVEKFDIVKKWGINTYKCTKQLLSERFGRGSRTVDLELETQIELLRETKRKYESVLQLARALTAHLYSLVQTQHALGDAFADLSQKSPELQEEFGYNAETQKLLCKNGETLLGAVNFFVSSINTLVNKTMEDTLMTVKQYETARLEYDAYRTDLEELSMGPRDAGAVSRLDAAQSQFQSHKDKYEKLRADVAIKLKFLEENKIKVMHKQLLLFHNAISAYFAGNQQQLEQTLKQFNIKLKTPGSEKPSWLEEQ, from the exons ATGTCGGACGGGATCCTGAGCAAGGCAGCCACCATGGAGATCCCCATCAGCAGCAATGGGGACACGAGCAGCCTGCCCGAGGATGACGGCCTGGAGCAG GACCTGCAGCAGGTGATGGTGTCAGGGCCCAACCTCAACGAGACCAGCATCGTGTCGGGCGGCTACGGGGGCACGGCCGAGGGCATCATCCCCACTGGCACCATCAAAG CGCCCGCAGCCCCCCCGTTTCCAGGCTCTCTTGTCCACCCTCACCCCCCCCGAGGACCGTCGGTGCCCCCCAGTGCACCCGCTGCCCGCAGGATGGCCCGCCCGGCCGCCGTGCCCGCAG GCCCCGGGCTGCACCCCCCACCCCCTGGCCCCCCACCCGGCGGGGAGGAGGTCGTGCGCGGCATTGCTGTCGAGAAGTTTGACATCGTCAAGAAGTGGGGGATCAACACCTACAAG TGCACCAAGCAGTTGCTGTCGGAGCGGTTCGGGCGGGGGTCCCGCACGGTGGACCTGGAGCTGGAGACGCAGATTGAGCTGCTGCGCGAGACCAAGCGCAAGTACGAGAGTGTCCTGCAGCTGGCGCGGGCGCTCACGGCCCACCTGTACAGCCTCGTGCAGACCCAGCACGCCCTGGGTGACGCCTTCGCCGACCTCAGCCAGAAATCCCCCGAGCTCCAG GAAGAGTTTGGGTACAACGCAGAGACGCAGAAGCTGCTGTGCAAGAATGGGGAGACACTGCTGGGCGCCGTCAACTTTTTTGTGTCCAGCATCAACACACTGGTCAACAAGACCATGGAGGACACACTCATGACAGTCAAGCAGTATGAGACGGCCAG GCTGGAGTACGACGCGTACCGCACGGacctggaggagctgagcaTGGGCCCTCGCGATGCCGGCGCCGTGAGTCGCCTGGATGCGGCACAGAGCCAGTTCCAGAGCCACAAGGACAAGTATGAGAAGCTGCGGGCAGATGTGGCCATCAAGCTCAAGTTCCTGGAGGAGAACAAG ATCAAGGTGATGCAtaagcagctcctgctgttccaCAACGCCATCTCCGCGTACTTCGCCGGGAACCAGCAGCAGCTCGAGCAGACCCTCAAGCAGTTCAACATCAAGCTCAAGACTCCTGGCTCTGAGAAGCCCTCCTGGCTGGAGGAGCAGTGA
- the ARFIP2 gene encoding arfaptin-2 isoform X1, giving the protein MCPDRSGRCGPPPGCGRGSCRGQAGRCQRRCPEAGAAGRGNPAGALRMSDGILSKAATMEIPISSNGDTSSLPEDDGLEQDLQQVMVSGPNLNETSIVSGGYGGTAEGIIPTGTIKAPAAPPFPGSLVHPHPPRGPSVPPSAPAARRMARPAAVPAGPGLHPPPPGPPPGGEEVVRGIAVEKFDIVKKWGINTYKCTKQLLSERFGRGSRTVDLELETQIELLRETKRKYESVLQLARALTAHLYSLVQTQHALGDAFADLSQKSPELQEEFGYNAETQKLLCKNGETLLGAVNFFVSSINTLVNKTMEDTLMTVKQYETARLEYDAYRTDLEELSMGPRDAGAVSRLDAAQSQFQSHKDKYEKLRADVAIKLKFLEENKIKVMHKQLLLFHNAISAYFAGNQQQLEQTLKQFNIKLKTPGSEKPSWLEEQ; this is encoded by the exons gccCTGAGGATGTCGGACGGGATCCTGAGCAAGGCAGCCACCATGGAGATCCCCATCAGCAGCAATGGGGACACGAGCAGCCTGCCCGAGGATGACGGCCTGGAGCAG GACCTGCAGCAGGTGATGGTGTCAGGGCCCAACCTCAACGAGACCAGCATCGTGTCGGGCGGCTACGGGGGCACGGCCGAGGGCATCATCCCCACTGGCACCATCAAAG CGCCCGCAGCCCCCCCGTTTCCAGGCTCTCTTGTCCACCCTCACCCCCCCCGAGGACCGTCGGTGCCCCCCAGTGCACCCGCTGCCCGCAGGATGGCCCGCCCGGCCGCCGTGCCCGCAG GCCCCGGGCTGCACCCCCCACCCCCTGGCCCCCCACCCGGCGGGGAGGAGGTCGTGCGCGGCATTGCTGTCGAGAAGTTTGACATCGTCAAGAAGTGGGGGATCAACACCTACAAG TGCACCAAGCAGTTGCTGTCGGAGCGGTTCGGGCGGGGGTCCCGCACGGTGGACCTGGAGCTGGAGACGCAGATTGAGCTGCTGCGCGAGACCAAGCGCAAGTACGAGAGTGTCCTGCAGCTGGCGCGGGCGCTCACGGCCCACCTGTACAGCCTCGTGCAGACCCAGCACGCCCTGGGTGACGCCTTCGCCGACCTCAGCCAGAAATCCCCCGAGCTCCAG GAAGAGTTTGGGTACAACGCAGAGACGCAGAAGCTGCTGTGCAAGAATGGGGAGACACTGCTGGGCGCCGTCAACTTTTTTGTGTCCAGCATCAACACACTGGTCAACAAGACCATGGAGGACACACTCATGACAGTCAAGCAGTATGAGACGGCCAG GCTGGAGTACGACGCGTACCGCACGGacctggaggagctgagcaTGGGCCCTCGCGATGCCGGCGCCGTGAGTCGCCTGGATGCGGCACAGAGCCAGTTCCAGAGCCACAAGGACAAGTATGAGAAGCTGCGGGCAGATGTGGCCATCAAGCTCAAGTTCCTGGAGGAGAACAAG ATCAAGGTGATGCAtaagcagctcctgctgttccaCAACGCCATCTCCGCGTACTTCGCCGGGAACCAGCAGCAGCTCGAGCAGACCCTCAAGCAGTTCAACATCAAGCTCAAGACTCCTGGCTCTGAGAAGCCCTCCTGGCTGGAGGAGCAGTGA
- the LOC139678371 gene encoding uncharacterized protein — MTPGRPEPAPHAPCPTARPCPTALTSHGPTRTAGHPLPAPHTPRPPHGTHTPHGATALPPSLPCPTAHTPRRAHRPRPPQPPRQDPLAPRPHPAPLPALRPLRSRPGPAPAAIVRHRPPRGPGPGGTAPEGVPHPAGPRGSRTPLLPLTHPTPLTQPPCSPRCPPARPLPPAPPGPLTAPAAPSSLQPTPRDPTAHPRPRPGMRQGGGRAGRHHAGPGGGD, encoded by the coding sequence ATGACCCCCGGGCGCCCAGAGCCAGCCCCACACGCCCCGTGCCCCACAGCGCggccctgccccacagcactcaCCTCCCACGGGCCCACCCGCACGGCGGGACACCCCCTGCCCGCCCCACACACCCCCCGCCCGCCCCACGGCACCCACACGCCCCACGGCGCCAccgccctccctccctccctgccgtGCCCCACAGCACACACCCCACGGCGCGCCCATCGCCCCcggcccccgcagcccccgcggcAGGACCCCCTCGCCCCCCGCCCTcacccggccccgctcccggcgcTGCGGCCGCTCCGCTCcaggcccggccccgccccggccgccATTGTGCGGCACCGCCccccccgcggccccggccccggcggcaCCGCACCGGAGGGGGTCCCGCACCCCGCGGGTCCCCGGGGCTCCCGCACCCCGCTCCTCCCGCTGACCCACCCCACGCCCCTCACACAGCCCCCGTGCTCCCCCCGCTgtccccccgcccgccccctgccccccgcgccccccggcCCACTCACcgcccccgcagccccctccTCGCTCCAGCCCACGCCGCGGGACCCCACGGCGCATCCTCGGCCCCGGCCCGGGATGCGACAGGgaggcggccgggccgggcggcaCCACGCGGGGCCGGGAGGGGGGGATTAG